In Malus sylvestris chromosome 16, drMalSylv7.2, whole genome shotgun sequence, the following are encoded in one genomic region:
- the LOC126608392 gene encoding cytochrome b5 yields the protein MPTLTKLYTMQEASQHNTKDNCWVVIDGKVYDVSTYLDDHPGGDDVLLAATGRDATEDFEEAGHSQTAREEMRALCIGELDTTSSDIPELEIFPENQPPGYPKKLANLTKRYWVVPVAVVGISVVIGVLYWRKK from the exons ATGCCGACTTTGACGAAGCTGTATACAATGCAAGAAGCGTCGCAGCACAACACCAAAGACAACTGCTGGGTCGTCATCGATGGCAAG GTGTATGATGTGTCAACCTATTTGGACGACCACCCTGGTGGAGACGACGTACTCCTGGCTGCAACTG GACGAGATGCCACCGAAGATTTTGAAGAAGCTGGGCACAGCCAAACTGCCAGGGAGGAAATGAGAGCCTTATGCATTGGAGAACTTGACACCACTTCCTCGGATATTCCAGAGCTAGAGATTTTCCCCGAGAATCAGCCACCGGGCTATCCCAAGAAGCTTGCCAATTTGACAAAGCGATACTGGGTTGTTCCGGTGGCTGTTGTTGGCATCTCCGTGGTTATTGGAGTCTTGTACTGGCGCAAGAAGTGA
- the LOC126606186 gene encoding uncharacterized protein LOC126606186, producing the protein MPSQTLANANFLTSLSLEYVRLGDIINRSYDVSWDNGDPFEALQGESLFPCLKTVSLKDVIFQKQSSVFWLISACPSIKSLSLTSCSFSAATSVLNWVVVVSSSSLKTLQLMHCKARRVQVVKAINLESVTFISDISIHEILLMDKCHKLKYINISTQHLKVLRLSGIGQLILKSTIDTPNLDCTCFSGYLKPREISTNAPKVFMATITLFWDNEEPGPSSHSPSTNFLGLRDFLANFDCSKEVRLCFGDAASAEVFVRPENFGTLLPPFPRVKNCLLFDTPRSRQIEATTVDFYPSLCSMAPSAKTIRSVKFVESSSSANRGHSF; encoded by the coding sequence ATGCCGAGCCAAACCCTTGCGAATGCAAATTTTTTAACTAGTCTCAGTTTGGAGTATGTGAGACTAGGTGACATTATTAATAGGAGTTACGATGTTTCTTGGGACAATGGGGATCCTTTTGAAGCTCTTCAAGGTGAAAGCCTTTTTCCCTGTTTGAAAACTGTGTCTCTGAAAGATGTCATCTTCCAGAAACAAAGCTCTGTCTTCTGGTTAATTTCGGCCTGCCCTTCCATCAAGTCTTTGTCATTAACTTCGTGTTCTTTTAGCGCCGCCACAAGTGTGCTGAACTGGGTGGTTGTTGTTTCAAGTTCCAGTCTCAAAACTTTGCAACTTATGCACTGCAAGGCTCGTAGAGTTCAAGTTGTGAAAGCTATAAATCTGGAATCTGTGACGTTTATTTCAGACATTTCCATCCATGAGATTTTGTTGATGGATAAATGCCACAAGTTGAAATACATCAACATCTCTACTCAGCACCTAAAGGTCTTGAGATTATCTGGAATAGGCCAACTTATTCTGAAGTCCACAATTGATACTCCAAATCTCGACTGTACTTGTTTTTCGGGTTATTTGAAGCCCCGTGAAATTTCTACCAATGCTCCTAAGGTATTTATGGCTACGATCACTCTTTTTTGGGACAATGAAGAACCCGGCCCTTCATCCCATTCGCCATCCACAAACTTTCTTGGACTGAGAGATTTTCTTGCAAATTTCGATTGCTCCAAAGAAGTAAGATTGTGTTTTGGTGATGCTGCATCTGCTGAGGTTTTTGTTCGTCCAGAAAATTTCGGGACCTTGTTGCCTCCATTCCCTCGTGTCAAGAATTGTTTATTGTTCGACACCCCTCGTTCTCGACAAATAGAGGCCACAACTGTTGACTTTTATCCCTCTTTATGTTCGATGGCACCTTCTGCAAAGACTATTAGAAGCGTAAAGTTTGTGGAGTCATCGTCCTCCGCGAATAGAGGCCATAGTTTCTGA
- the LOC126608391 gene encoding probable UDP-arabinopyranose mutase 1 produces the protein MAGGAAFSDAKPTPILKDELDIVIPTIRNLDFLEMWRPYFEPYHLIIVQDGDPSRTVRVPDGFDYELFNRNDINRILGPKASCISFKDSACRCFGYLVSKKKYIFTIDDDCFVAKDPSGKEINALEQHVKNLLNPSTPLFFNTLYDPYREGADFVRGYPFSLREGVPTAVSHGLWLNIPDYDAPTQLAKPLERNTRFVDAVLTIPKGTLFPMCGMNLAFNRQLIGPAMYFGLMGDGQPIGRYDDMWAGWCMKVICDHLGYGVKTGLPYIWHSKASNPFVNLKKEYNGIFWQEELIPFFQSAVLTKECTTVQKCYLELSKQVKAKLGKIDPYFLKLADAMVTWVEAWDELNGSGENLQT, from the exons ATGGCGGGAGGAGCTGCTTTCTCCGACGCGAAACCGACGCCGATCCTAAAAGACGAGCTCGACATCGTGATCCCGACGATTCGAAACCTGGACTTCTTGGAGATGTGGCGGCCGTACTTCGAGCCCTACCACCTGATCATCGTCCAGGACGGCGATCCGTCGCGGACCGTCAGGGTCCCCGACGGATTCGACTACGAGCTCTTCAATCGCAACGATATTAATCGAATTCTGGGTCCCAAGGCCTCCTGCATTTCCTTTAAGGACTCTGCTTGTCGCTGCTTTGGGTACTTGGTCTCGAAGAAGAAGTACATTTTTACCATTGACGACGATTGCTTT GTTGCGAAAGACCCATCTGGGAAAGAGATCAATGCACTTGAACAACATGTAAAGAACCTGTTAAATCCATCAACTCCTCTATTTTTCAATACTTTATATGATCCATACAGAGAAGGTGCAGACTTTGTCCGCGGATATCCTTTTAGTCTCCGTGAGGGTGTTCCAACCGCAGTTTCTCATGGCCTCTGGCTCAACATCCCGGACTATGATGCTCCCACCCAGCTTGCCAAGCCTCTAGAAAGAAACACTAG GTTTGTTGATGCAGTTCTGACAATACCCAAGGGAACTCTATTTCCTATGTGTGGTATGAACTTGGCTTTCAACCGTCAACTGATTGGACCGGCAATGTACTTCGGACTCATGGGTGATGGTCAGCCAATTGGAAGATATGATGATATGTGGGCTGGCTGGTGCATGAAG GTTATATGTGATCATTTAGGATATGGAGTCAAGACTGGTCTACCCTACATATGGCACAGCAAAGCCAGCAATCCATTTGTTAACCTCAAAAAGGAGTACAATGGTATCTTCTGGCAAGAAGAGCTTATCCCTTTCTTCCAATCTGCAGTCCTTACAAAAGAATGCACTACTGTTCAGAAATGCTACCTTGAACTCTCGAAGCAAGTCAAGGCTAAGCTTGGCAAGATCGACCCGTACTTCCTCAAGCTGGCAGATGCCATGGTTACTTGGGTAGAAGCTTGGGACGAGCTTAACGGATCTGGAGAAAACCTTCAAACCTAA
- the LOC126608498 gene encoding probable 6-phosphogluconolactonase 1, which yields MALSGVRKDRKLRIHESLDELSTDLADYIAELSEASVKERGVFAIALSGGSLIGLMGKLCEAPYNKTVDWAKWYIFWADERVVAKSHVDSNYKLAKDRLLSKVPIIPSHVHSINDSVSAEEAADDYEFVIRQLVKSRVISVSDISDCPKFDLILLGMGPDGHVASLFPNHSVLEEKDEWVTFITDSPKPPPERITFTLPVINSASNVAIVATGDSKAEAAHMAVDDMGSDLPPVPAGIVQPLKGKLVWFLDKAAASKLDDGTQFSA from the exons ATGGCACTTTCTGGGGTTCGAAAAGATAGAAAGTTGAGGATTCATGAAAGTTTGGATGAGCTTAGCACTGATTTGGCAGACTACATTGCTGAGCTATCAGAGGCATCCGTGAAGGAGCGCGGCGTCTTTGCAATTGCATTATCTGGTGGTTCTCTCATTGGCTTAATGGG AAAACTGTGTGAAGCTCCTTATAACAAGACTGTAGATTGGGCCAAATGGTATATATTTTGGGCAGACGAGCGTGTTGTGGCGAAAAGTCATGTTGATAGCAACTACAAGCTTGCGAAAGATCGCCTTTTGTCCAAG GTACCTATAATTCCCAGTCATGTGCATTCTATTAATGATTCAGTGTCAGCAGAGGAGGCTGCTGATGACTATGAGTTTGTCATTCGCCAGCTAGTGAAATCTCGGGTGATCAGCGTCTCTGATATAAGTGACTGCCCCAAGTTTGACCTAATCCTCCTGGGAATGGGTCCTGATGGGCATGTCGCCTCACTATTCCCTAACCACTCGGTGCTGGAGGAGAAAGATGAATGGGTGACTTTTATAACTGATTCCCCCAAACCACCACCCGAGAGAATCACATTCACCCTGCCAGTCATCAACTCGGCGTCCAATGTGGCTATAGTCGCAACAGGTGACAGCAAAGCAGAGGCTGCGCACATGGCAGTCGACGACATGGGATCTGACCTCCCTCCAGTGCCGGCTGGAATTGTCCAGCCACTGAAAGGGAAGTTGGTGTGGTTTTTGGACAAGGCAGCTGCCTCAAAACTTGATGATGGTACTCAATTCTCTGCATAG
- the LOC126606187 gene encoding uncharacterized protein LOC126606187 — protein sequence MAQQAVQKNTMYVGGLAEEVNESILHAAFIPFGDIKDVKTPLDQATQKHRSFGFVTFLEREDAAAAMDNMDGAELYGRVLTVNYALPEKIKGGEQGWAAQPIWADADTWFERQQQEEEMQRIQAENKAAMQAAEELHRKKLTQEREGEKEEEIEMKDDPIARAEAEVLKQNH from the exons ATGGCGCAGCAAGCAGTGCAGAAGAACACGATGTACGTCGGAGGACTGGCGGAGGAGGTGAACGAGTCGATACTCCACGCGGCGTTCATACCCTTTGGGGACATCAAGGACGTAAAGACGCCGCTGGATCAAGCCACCCAGAAGCACCGCTCTTTTGGGTTCGTCACGTTTTTGGAGAGGGAGGACGCCGCCGCTGCCATGGACAATATGGACGGCGCGGAGCTCTACGGCCGAGTCCTCACCGTCAATTACGCCCTACCTGAGAAAATCAAGGGCGGTGAACAGGGTTGGGCCGCCCAGCCCA TTTGGGCAGATGCAGACACATGGTTTGAGAGACAGCAACAAGAAGAGGAAATGCAGCGCATTCAGGCGGAGAACAAGGCCGCCATGCAGGCTGCGGAAGAGTTGCACCGGAAAAAATTGACGCAAGAACGAGAAGGGGAAAAAGAAGAGGAGATCGAGATGAAGGATGACCCCATCGCGAGGGCTGAAGCAGAGGTTTTGAAACAGAATCACTAG